ATCCGGGTTCGGTGTCACGTGTTTGGCATGCTTTGATCGGTCCCTTCCTTCCCTTCATCATCATTCAATCACCACCcaatgtgttcttttttctgttcgcCCTCTTCCAGAGTGACGTCATGTCCAGCGGTTTGCTGCAGGTGGAACATCCCGCCAATAATGGGACCGGGCTGGTACCGGGTCGGTTATCCCTTAGCACCGACAACCTCGCGGCGGGCAGTCGGCTGGGCAATGGAGAACGGGGCGGTTCCCTCACACCGAACCTTCCTTCGATGGATCGACTGAGCGCACCGATTGTTACGCGCCGAAAGTTCAGCTTCCCCGCCAATCTGCACTCGACCGCACTGCTAGGATTTCCCGAAATCGGCCGAGATCGGGATGGTATTGGCAGTGGCGCATCCCTGTCCGCCTCCAGCACCGCCCTGTCCGCCCGGAGACGGCTCAGCAATGTGAGTGACGTCGTCACACGGAAGCTGTCGAGCACGATCGGGTGGAAGCAACCGGTACTACCCTCCCAGGACATCATCACCCAGGGCAAGTGTCTGTGCGGCCAGTACATCCGGTGTCGATTAAAGCGCTCCGGTGTGTTTAATCGCAAGCTGGGACTGCAGCGCATCCGAAGCATTGTCGGGACGCCTTCGATCCATGTCGTGCGGGAAGTATTTCCGGCCTTATTAAGTGTAAGTAGAAGCGATTGTGTCCTGGCATCAGAAGGTACAGCTCTTGATCCCTAGGTGGGCGAGGAACTGGAGAGAATGTATCCGCGCATCTACAACGGCATTGCGCGCCAGTTGACACGGTTCGGACGCGGTGAGCTAAAGACGCCCGAGACGGCACCCGTGCTGCTGAGTGCCATCGCGCGGGACCTCTTCAAGGCGGACATTACGTGGGGCAAGGTGGTGTCGCTGTTTGCCATTGCCGGCGGCCTTTCGGTTGATTGCGTCCGGCAGGGACATCCGGACTATCTGCCCAAGCTGGTCGAGGGTGTGGCGGACGTGATCGAGGATGAGCTTGTCACCTGGATCTCGGAAAACGGTGGATGGGTGAGTGGATCGGGCCGGCGTTCCGAGTACAATTTCGTGACTCGTCGTTCTCGTCCTTACAGATCGGCCTAGCGAACAAGGTGCGACCACCGCAGGAAGAGATCACCTTCACAGTGCGGTGTCTAGTGGGAGCGAGCTGCGTGATAGCATTATTTATGATCGTCTTTCTACTAAAGACGCTaggtttatatttatttccaaatATATTCTCTTAACTTCGCTGCTGCCTCCATTTATTCTGCCTTAATAACCACCGACTGCAGGGTTCGCTATCAAGGTGATCTTGCGTGCATGCTTTGCTGCCTGGGAACGATCTTGCAAACAAGCTGCGCTTGCACACAAACGCAGCCTCTAAACGTCAACCGAGTAAAAACATCCGACAACTGGTTGGATCGTTTGTCGGAACCgattaaaaactatttttaaattattttcttcacaATTCCACCTGTTTGGTGGTACAGCGAACTACCAGCATTTAAGCTGCAACAATGTCGCTACCTGTATGAGTTGCTGGCACGCATTTTGATCTTCCAATGgcgagaaaataaacaatcttCCCCAGCACGGAGAGCCTGATGGCCCCACCTTTTTCAGACACTGTCGATCGCTGTGCATCGCGATTATCGGCCAATGTGTACACAACTTCTGCCAGTCGCAAACAGTTCTcgttggtcttttttttttttctttcgctgttGCCCTAGAAGGCGACCTTTGGCgagtgttgttttcgtttgtaaaCCGGTACGACACGGACCCACCATCGATTAGTGCTCCACTTGTTGCTTTCCAGTCGCTGCTAGAGGAGCATTCCTCCCACACCGAAAACGCGTGCGCGTAGTTCACAATCACGGGATGACCGATTGGCACCTCCGTCTCgccgttgtttttgttgtccaGCATCTGCTTAACGTATAGAgcgcgtgtgtgagtgcgatAGAGATGTCGTCCACCTCCTCGACAGGATTGCAGCATCAGCCGTCGCCAAGATCACCGATCGTGGCCGTCGCCGTTGCAGCTGCTTCCGCGATCGGATCCGCATCGGTCGGTGGGGGTGCGAGTGTCGTCGGTTGGACCAATAAACGGAGCCCCATTCACCATCTCACCACCAGCCAGGACGTTATCAATCAGGTGCGAACACGGGCGCCATCGCGGCGCCTTTTCAAGGTCGCTTGCGTACGAAGCGCGGACGGAAGGTGTTAATCACAGGGAGGGCGTTTGCTTGCTCCGGTGCTCATTActcatgtttttcttctaccGCATCGGTTCTCTTCGCAGGGTAAATGTCTGTGCGGTGAGTATATACGCGCACGGTTAAAGCG
This region of Anopheles marshallii chromosome 2, idAnoMarsDA_429_01, whole genome shotgun sequence genomic DNA includes:
- the LOC128718785 gene encoding bcl-2-related ovarian killer protein; this encodes MGVLVLAGGFVVISGILSAQVSDVMSSGLLQVEHPANNGTGLVPGRLSLSTDNLAAGSRLGNGERGGSLTPNLPSMDRLSAPIVTRRKFSFPANLHSTALLGFPEIGRDRDGIGSGASLSASSTALSARRRLSNVSDVVTRKLSSTIGWKQPVLPSQDIITQGKCLCGQYIRCRLKRSGVFNRKLGLQRIRSIVGTPSIHVVREVFPALLSVGEELERMYPRIYNGIARQLTRFGRGELKTPETAPVLLSAIARDLFKADITWGKVVSLFAIAGGLSVDCVRQGHPDYLPKLVEGVADVIEDELVTWISENGGWIGLANKVRPPQEEITFTVRCLVGASCVIALFMIVFLLKTLGLYLFPNIFS